In Ipomoea triloba cultivar NCNSP0323 chromosome 15, ASM357664v1, one genomic interval encodes:
- the LOC116005518 gene encoding dof zinc finger protein DOF5.1 isoform X3: protein MVFSSIPAYLDPANWQQLNHQVGTTTQVPSVPPAAAAAPPPPHGSAGTIRPGSMADRARLANVPMPETALKCPRCESTNTKFCYFNNYSLTQPRHFCKTCRRYWTRGGALRNVPVGGGCRRNKRSGKGSSSGGGGSGNNNKSPSNSSERQASSSCSGVSTSSIMSGNSGGGLLGGPQIPPLRFMSPLGQLSEHYPTGNDSIGLNINYSGLSAMAGRDNFPFQFGNNNNNNNNNNNNNNLLGGGGGGGIASLLSGGIEQWRLQTPILGGLDLSQPGLYQFPGGSEAAPSGFLGGETSETRPKFTSSSMLTTQMASVKMEDHNNNQESSMARQLLGFQPGNDQWGGAAAAAWSDVSASFSSSSTTNRL from the exons ATGGTTTTTTCCTCTATTCCAGCTTATCTTGATCCAGCCAACTGGCAGCAG CTAAATCATCAAGTTGGAACAACGACACAGGTCCCTTCCGTGCCGCCTGCGGCGGCGGctgcgccgccgccgccgcatgGAAGCGCGGGGACGATTCGGCCGGGATCTATGGCGGACAGGGCGAGGCTAGCGAACGTACCGATGCCGGAGACTGCTCTGAAATGTCCTCGGTGCGAATCGACGAACACGAAGTTTTGCTATTTCAACAACTACAGTCTCACTCAGCCGCGGCACTTCTGCAAGACGTGCCGGCGGTACTGGACGCGCGGCGGCGCGTTGAGGAACGTGCCGGTCGGGGGCGGTTGCCGGCGGAATAAGAGGAGTGGTAAGGGGagtagtagtggtggtggtgggagcggtaataataataagtctcCTTCTAATAGTAGTGAGCGGCAGGCGAGTAGCAGTTGCAGTGGCGTTTCCACTAGCAGTATTATGTCCGGAAATTCCGGGGGCGGGTTGTTGGGCGGGCCGCAAATTCCGCCGCTACGGTTTATGTCGCCGTTAGGTCAACTCTCCGAGCACTACCCTACCGGAAATGATAGTATTGGGCTCAATATCAATTACTCCGGTCTTTCCGCCATGGCAGGTCGAGACAATTTTCCTTTCCAATTCGgaaacaataacaacaataataacaataacaataacaataataatctgctcggtggtggaggaggaggagggatTGCTTCGCTTTTGTCAGGTGGTATTGAGCAGTGGAGGCTTCAAACACCGATCCTGGGGGGACTGGATCTGTCCCAACCGGGACTGTACCAATTCCCGGGAGGTTCGGAGGCGGCGCCGTCAGGTTTTCTCGGCGGCGAGACGAGTGAAACCAGGCCGAAGTTCACGAGTTCTTCGATGCTGACTACTCAGATGGCGTCGGTGAAAATGGAAGACCATAATAACAATCAAGAATCAAGTATGGCAAGGCAGCTGTTGGGGTTTCAACCGGGCAATGACCAGTGgggcggcgccgccgccgccgcctggAGCGATGTTTCTGCTAGTTTCAGTTCTTCTTCCACCACCAATCGTCTATAA
- the LOC116005518 gene encoding dof zinc finger protein DOF5.1 isoform X1: MVFSSIPAYLDPANWQQQLNHQVGTTTQVPSVPPAAAAAPPPPHGSAGTIRPGSMADRARLANVPMPETALKCPRCESTNTKFCYFNNYSLTQPRHFCKTCRRYWTRGGALRNVPVGGGCRRNKRSGKGSSSGGGGSGNNNKSPSNSSERQASSSCSGVSTSSIMSGNSGGGLLGGPQIPPLRFMSPLGQLSEHYPTGNDSIGLNINYSGLSAMAGRDNFPFQFGNNNNNNNNNNNNNNLLGGGGGGGIASLLSGGIEQWRLQTPILGGLDLSQPGLYQFPGGSEAAPSGFLGGETSETRPKFTSSSMLTTQMASVKMEDHNNNQESSMARQLLGFQPGNDQWGGAAAAAWSDVSASFSSSSTTNRL; encoded by the exons ATGGTTTTTTCCTCTATTCCAGCTTATCTTGATCCAGCCAACTGGCAGCAG CAGCTAAATCATCAAGTTGGAACAACGACACAGGTCCCTTCCGTGCCGCCTGCGGCGGCGGctgcgccgccgccgccgcatgGAAGCGCGGGGACGATTCGGCCGGGATCTATGGCGGACAGGGCGAGGCTAGCGAACGTACCGATGCCGGAGACTGCTCTGAAATGTCCTCGGTGCGAATCGACGAACACGAAGTTTTGCTATTTCAACAACTACAGTCTCACTCAGCCGCGGCACTTCTGCAAGACGTGCCGGCGGTACTGGACGCGCGGCGGCGCGTTGAGGAACGTGCCGGTCGGGGGCGGTTGCCGGCGGAATAAGAGGAGTGGTAAGGGGagtagtagtggtggtggtgggagcggtaataataataagtctcCTTCTAATAGTAGTGAGCGGCAGGCGAGTAGCAGTTGCAGTGGCGTTTCCACTAGCAGTATTATGTCCGGAAATTCCGGGGGCGGGTTGTTGGGCGGGCCGCAAATTCCGCCGCTACGGTTTATGTCGCCGTTAGGTCAACTCTCCGAGCACTACCCTACCGGAAATGATAGTATTGGGCTCAATATCAATTACTCCGGTCTTTCCGCCATGGCAGGTCGAGACAATTTTCCTTTCCAATTCGgaaacaataacaacaataataacaataacaataacaataataatctgctcggtggtggaggaggaggagggatTGCTTCGCTTTTGTCAGGTGGTATTGAGCAGTGGAGGCTTCAAACACCGATCCTGGGGGGACTGGATCTGTCCCAACCGGGACTGTACCAATTCCCGGGAGGTTCGGAGGCGGCGCCGTCAGGTTTTCTCGGCGGCGAGACGAGTGAAACCAGGCCGAAGTTCACGAGTTCTTCGATGCTGACTACTCAGATGGCGTCGGTGAAAATGGAAGACCATAATAACAATCAAGAATCAAGTATGGCAAGGCAGCTGTTGGGGTTTCAACCGGGCAATGACCAGTGgggcggcgccgccgccgccgcctggAGCGATGTTTCTGCTAGTTTCAGTTCTTCTTCCACCACCAATCGTCTATAA
- the LOC116005524 gene encoding beta-glucuronosyltransferase GlcAT14C-like, with protein MRKAKIRFAGNKRWSVPLFCLSLFILILVSILIINRPKGHKSSSPFPHSESRASGSDFGLLGSGSLPELPRLAYLISGSKGDGRRMKRLVGAVYHPRNYYLLHLDLEAEDGERMELGKFAKSEVVIGEFKNVLVIGKADLVTYRGPTVMASTLHAVAILLKKAKNWDWFINLSASDYPLMPQDDILHVFSFLPRDLNFLEHSTNLGWKEFQRARPIIVDPGLYHSKKSGVFWAKEKRSMPAAFKLFMGSEWVVLTRPFLEFCIWGWDNLPRTLLMYYTNFLSSPEGYFHTVVCNHKDFQNTTVNHDLHYLKWDSPPKQNPMNLTMEHFEDMVQSGAPFARTFATDDPVLNKIDRELLRRSDGLFTPGGWCVGSPGVGKDPCLTHGSSDAVKPSAGSRRLEKLVLKLLDSEYFRFTQCK; from the exons ATGAGAAAAGCTAAAATCAGATTCGCCGGCAATAAGAGATGGTCAGTGCCCTTATTTTGCCTTTCACTGTTCATTCTCATACTGGTTTCGATCCTGATTATTAATCGCCCCAAAGGGCACAAATCATCTTCTCCCTTCCCACATTCAGAATCAAGAGCCTCGGGTTCCGATTTCGGGTTACTCGGATCCGGGTCGCTGCCGGAGCTGCCCCGACTGGCGTATTTGATATCGGGTTCGAAAGGCGACGGGCGGCGGATGAAGCGGCTGGTTGGGGCGGTGTACCATCCCAGGAATTACTATTTGCTGCATCTTGATTTGGAGGCGGAGGATGGGGAGAGGATGGAGCTGGGTAAGTTTGCGAAATCCGAGGTTGTGATTGGGGAGTTTAAGAATGTTTTGGTTATTGGGAAGGCGGATTTAGTGACCTATAGAGGCCCTACTGTGATGGCTTCCACGCTCCACGCCGTCGCCATTCTCTTGAAGAAGGCTAAGAATTGGGATTGGTTTATCAATCTCAGTGCTTCAGATTACCCTCTCATGCCTCAAGATG ATATCCTGcatgttttttcatttttgccCAGGGATCTGAATTTTCTCGAGCACTCAACAAATCTTGGCTGGAAAGA GTTTCAGAGGGCGAGGCCTATAATCGTAGATCCTGGCTTATATCATTCGAAGAAATCTGGGGTATTTTGGGCAAAGGAGAAAAGGTCAATGCCGGCCGCTTTCAAGCTGTTCATGG GATCGGAATGGGTGGTTCTCACGAGACCGTTCCTGGAATTCTGCATTTGGGGATGGGACAATCTCCCGCGCACTCTTCTTATGTACTATACCAATTTCCTATCCTCCCCCGAGGGCTACTTCCACACGGTTGTCTGCAATCACAAGGACTTTCAGAACACGACAGTGAACCATGACTTACATTACCTAAAATGGGACAGTCCCCCGAAGCAGAACCCAATGAACTTAACAATGGAGCACTTCGAGGACATGGTCCAGAGTGGCGCCCCATTCGCTCGCACTTTTGCCACAGATGATCCTGTTCTTAACAAGATCGATAGGGAACTCTTGAGAAGATCTGACGGGCTGTTTACGCCCGGGGGTTGGTGTGTTGGGAGTCCCGGTGTAGGTAAAGATCCTTGTCTAACACATGGCAGTTCTGATGCAGTTAAACCTTCTGCAGGGTCAAGAAGGTTGGAAAAACTTGTACTGAAGCTCCTTGATTCTGAATATTTCAGGTTTACTCAGTGTAAATAA